A section of the Rhodobacteraceae bacterium M382 genome encodes:
- a CDS encoding AEC family transporter yields the protein MDTLINVVVPVFAIVLAGYLSGYLRVLGEDSAFALNRFVYYFALPPLLFAFTARAPIDEIFNWPFIFSFLLGTALTLIIALLIGRYVLRRSDTGELALLSLSSVFANTAYMGIPLFATAFGPNGTLPAIIATLAGNTLLIGGTVATLEAARSNSVNGAQAILHVLRTLIRNPLLVSPVLGIAVSFTDQDIPIPIGNFLDLMAASAGPVALFALGLSLVGRKLLGDATEVSCLVFLKLVLHPAITFLLVTYVFVMEAEWAQAAVILSALPAGALVFVVAQQYDVYVQRASSAIIVSTALSVVTVSVVLLFYQIS from the coding sequence CAATGTTGTCGTGCCGGTCTTCGCCATTGTCCTGGCGGGTTATCTCTCTGGCTATCTGCGCGTATTGGGTGAGGATTCAGCTTTCGCACTTAATCGCTTTGTCTACTATTTTGCTCTTCCACCGCTATTGTTTGCCTTCACTGCAAGAGCGCCCATTGATGAGATTTTCAACTGGCCCTTCATTTTTAGCTTCTTATTGGGCACAGCGCTCACCTTGATCATCGCACTGTTGATCGGTCGTTATGTCCTAAGACGGAGCGACACAGGTGAATTGGCTCTTCTGAGCCTATCCAGTGTGTTCGCCAATACTGCGTACATGGGCATTCCGCTTTTTGCGACAGCATTTGGGCCGAATGGCACCCTGCCAGCCATCATTGCGACGCTTGCTGGAAACACACTCCTGATCGGTGGGACCGTCGCGACCTTGGAGGCCGCGAGGAGCAATTCGGTCAACGGAGCGCAGGCCATCTTGCATGTCTTGCGGACGCTGATTCGCAATCCGCTCCTGGTTTCGCCAGTACTCGGGATAGCGGTGTCATTCACCGATCAAGACATACCTATACCGATTGGCAACTTTCTTGATTTGATGGCCGCTTCCGCCGGTCCCGTTGCTTTGTTTGCTTTGGGATTATCGTTGGTTGGCCGAAAGCTCCTGGGCGACGCCACCGAAGTCTCTTGCTTGGTTTTCCTGAAGCTAGTGCTGCACCCGGCAATCACCTTCCTTCTGGTCACATACGTCTTTGTAATGGAAGCTGAGTGGGCGCAGGCCGCAGTCATCCTATCGGCACTACCAGCAGGCGCATTGGTTTTTGTCGTGGCCCAACAATACGACGTCTATGTTCAGCGGGCATCCTCAGCGATCATCGTGTCAACGGCACTGTCAGTTGTAACAGTTTCAGTGGTGCTTTTGTTCTACCAAATCAGTTGA
- a CDS encoding antibiotic biosynthesis monooxygenase, translating to MDDRITAGAPITLMFSDRVKPGKTDEYENWLQGVHSDVRTFDGFLDVDIIKPSDPSNPEYITLLKFDNQANVNAWTTSQVHTQWMVRLQDLIAEHDAQQASGIELWFDRPKALVSEAPPAFWKQVVLSILVVYPSILLLGPILDPINSRLNDLMATLVTVAVLSILLTYPLMPWASKLLRNWLYPQNKDI from the coding sequence ATGGATGATAGAATTACAGCGGGTGCCCCAATAACGCTGATGTTTTCAGATCGGGTCAAGCCTGGAAAAACGGATGAATACGAAAACTGGCTGCAGGGAGTACACTCGGATGTGCGGACATTCGACGGGTTTCTGGATGTGGATATCATCAAGCCATCCGATCCAAGTAATCCGGAATATATCACGCTCTTGAAGTTCGATAATCAAGCCAACGTCAATGCCTGGACGACTTCGCAAGTGCATACCCAGTGGATGGTTAGGCTTCAGGATCTGATCGCTGAGCATGATGCTCAGCAGGCCTCGGGTATTGAACTTTGGTTTGATCGGCCAAAGGCACTGGTTTCCGAAGCGCCGCCAGCGTTCTGGAAGCAGGTGGTTCTGAGCATCTTGGTTGTCTATCCATCAATCTTGCTTCTCGGCCCGATTCTGGATCCGATCAACAGCAGGCTCAATGATTTGATGGCGACACTTGTAACAGTCGCCGTCCTGTCGATATTGCTCACTTATCCACTGATGCCGTGGGCCAGCAAGCTCCTCAGAAACTGGCTGTATCCACAGAACAAGGACATCTGA
- a CDS encoding MBL fold metallo-hydrolase — MLNLDVYHGVEANVNSYLFTDNNSAVLVDCLRNSEEAAKLAEFVKSTGKHLTRILVTHGHADHYIGLNVLTKAFPSAEVVVSRQEIKDDIIAFSKFMEGVGWLDAEPAMKVKSESAPDGFDYENTINVLPSAELKLSDGAVLDVQSEYNGAECEHLTTIFSKDLNAFFTGDFCYNGVHMWVAIEDAHIENWKTQLEKFQAKYSAGDLKIYPGHGPQTDVSLFGKVHKYLEDFQATVAAASSREEAMDKMKALYPDHKEADFLLLNSVNAKIAA; from the coding sequence ATGCTGAACCTAGATGTATATCACGGCGTTGAAGCCAACGTGAATTCCTATCTCTTCACGGACAACAACAGTGCTGTTTTGGTTGACTGTCTACGCAACAGCGAAGAAGCTGCGAAGCTGGCCGAATTTGTCAAATCCACTGGCAAGCACCTGACGCGTATCCTCGTCACCCACGGGCATGCCGACCACTACATCGGTCTGAATGTGCTTACAAAGGCCTTTCCCTCGGCAGAGGTTGTGGTCTCGCGGCAAGAAATCAAAGACGATATCATCGCGTTTTCGAAGTTCATGGAAGGCGTCGGCTGGCTGGACGCCGAGCCCGCGATGAAGGTCAAATCGGAATCTGCCCCTGACGGTTTTGATTATGAAAACACCATCAATGTCTTGCCATCAGCCGAATTGAAGCTGTCGGATGGCGCGGTGCTTGACGTGCAAAGCGAGTATAACGGCGCGGAATGCGAGCACCTCACAACGATCTTCAGCAAGGATCTGAATGCGTTTTTCACCGGCGATTTCTGCTACAACGGCGTGCATATGTGGGTGGCCATCGAAGACGCCCATATCGAAAACTGGAAAACGCAGCTGGAAAAATTCCAGGCGAAGTATTCCGCTGGCGACCTGAAGATCTACCCAGGGCACGGCCCACAGACCGACGTCTCGTTGTTCGGTAAAGTTCACAAATATCTCGAAGACTTCCAGGCAACCGTTGCAGCGGCGTCCAGCCGCGAAGAGGCGATGGACAAGATGAAGGCGCTTTATCCTGATCACAAAGAAGCGGACTTCTTGTTGCTGAACTCTGTGAACGCGAAGATCGCCGCGTAA